Below is a genomic region from Synechococcales cyanobacterium T60_A2020_003.
CGCCATTTTTGAACGGCAGCGGGCAGGAATTGAGCAGTGTTTGCAATCGAAATGGGGCGATCGCATCAAGGTCTTTAAAGCCTTCAACTTCTGTGCGCCGTTCCTACCCAAACAGGTGCTCGAACAGATTAAGACCGAAGGCTTTGACAAGATTCTGATCTATCCCTTGCTGGTGGTGGACTCTATTTTTACCAGCGGCATTGCCGTTGAGCAGGTTAATCATGCCCTGGCCACCCTTTCAGATGGAAACGAACACTGGGTGACAGGCCAGCGCTATATTCCCTCTTTCTACAACAAATCGGCCTACATTGACCTGATGGCCGCTATGGTCGAGGACAAAATTAAGCACGATTTGGCAGCGGCGCATCTCCCGTCCCAAACCGGTATTGTGCTGATGAACCACGGGTGTCCCCATGAGGCCAAAGGGTTTACATCCGGTATTGACGAAAGCCAGTATCTCTACGAACGAGTGCGCGAGAAATTGATTCATCGCTATTCCCTGATCTCAGTGGGCTGGCTGAATCACCAAACTCCCCTCATCAAGTGGACACAGCCCAACGCGGAATTGGCCGCTAAGAACCTAATGGATCTGGGCGCAACGGCAATTGTCTTTATGCCCATTGGCTTTGCTACCGAGAACCATGAAACGTTGCTGGATGTCGATCACATCATCCATGCCCTCCGGCGCAAGCGTCCCGATATTACCTATGTGCAAATGCCGTGCGTCAATGACCATCCTGAGTTTTTGCAGATGGCCGCAGACTGGGCAGATGACCACATTGCCGCCTTGCTTTCAGAACAGGCATTAGTGGTGAACTCATCGTTGGCGATCGCCCAAGCGAAGGATTACCACGACCATCACCACAACCACGGATTCACCCTCAATGGGGCTTCCCACCATGATCACCCTCATGATCACAACGGGCATCATCGGGCATCATCACTCTCAGGATCATCATCAGGCTCATGATCATGCCTATCACGACCACGACCACCATGAACACGCCCACTCCCACAATGGGCACCATTACCATCACTAAAGTAAGGCGTTAAAGCCAGGTCTAAAACCTACCTATCAAGGCCGTGTAGACTACGCGGTCTTGATAACAGGGTTGGGTAGGTTTTAAACTAACTCTGAGTTTTGAGTTATGAATGCGTTGCACCATCAGGGATGTCAGCCTTTCATCTGTAGCCGGAATTTTTGAAATTGGTATTAAACCAAAATTTTCTCAAGAGCTGAAATGTCGGGAATGCAGAGCACGTCGCGATCGCGCGTAATCAGATTTTTGCGTTCCAATTTGCTCAATACGCGAGTCACCGTTTCCCGTGCCAGTCCACTCAGACTGCTTAATTCTCGATGCGGTAAATTGGGAATTTCAATGCCGCTGGAACTCATCTGCCCCTGACCGTCTGCTAGGAAGATCAAAATATCCACAACCCGCGCCACGCTATCCGCTTCCCGGAGCCGGAGTCGGCGGTTGACCTGCCGCAAACGACGCGCCATCAGCTTCGCCAAACTAATGCCCGCTTGGGGTTCTGTGGTGATCAACTGGACAAAGTCATGGGCTGGAACATTACCGATCACCGTGGGAACCAAGGTAATCACATCTGTCGAACGGGGAACCTCATCGAGGGGAGCCATTTCGCCAAAGAGATCTCCCTTTCCGAGAATATTAAGCGTCACTTCCTTT
It encodes:
- a CDS encoding Crp/Fnr family transcriptional regulator, which encodes MTSRSSSRESLNIDMVRQSEFFKGLPESAVEQAIAHVVIRSHPANQVILLENDWGGSVYFILEGWVKIRTYNLDGKEVTLNILGKGDLFGEMAPLDEVPRSTDVITLVPTVIGNVPAHDFVQLITTEPQAGISLAKLMARRLRQVNRRLRLREADSVARVVDILIFLADGQGQMSSSGIEIPNLPHRELSSLSGLARETVTRVLSKLERKNLITRDRDVLCIPDISALEKILV
- a CDS encoding ferrochelatase, whose amino-acid sequence is MGYGEVESYDDFANYNEQALNLLTAKFAPVPTWVYPPLAKLLAVFDLHEWSHQHGQFISPHNAIFERQRAGIEQCLQSKWGDRIKVFKAFNFCAPFLPKQVLEQIKTEGFDKILIYPLLVVDSIFTSGIAVEQVNHALATLSDGNEHWVTGQRYIPSFYNKSAYIDLMAAMVEDKIKHDLAAAHLPSQTGIVLMNHGCPHEAKGFTSGIDESQYLYERVREKLIHRYSLISVGWLNHQTPLIKWTQPNAELAAKNLMDLGATAIVFMPIGFATENHETLLDVDHIIHALRRKRPDITYVQMPCVNDHPEFLQMAADWADDHIAALLSEQALVVNSSLAIAQAKDYHDHHHNHGFTLNGASHHDHPHDHNGHHRASSLSGSSSGS